The following are encoded together in the Populus trichocarpa isolate Nisqually-1 chromosome 5, P.trichocarpa_v4.1, whole genome shotgun sequence genome:
- the LOC7492506 gene encoding laccase-15 isoform X3, producing the protein MMAINRVLAFQILRFLLFGGFLCCQAIVHHTFVVKDVPYTRLCSTKNIMTVNGQFPGPTLYVTKGETIIVDVINKSPHNITIHWHGVNQPKYPWSDGPEYITQCPIQPGGKFSQRVIFSDEEGTLWWHAHNDWTRATVYGAIVIYPKKGTEYPFPAPHADVPIILGEWWKMDIFEIFDQFRASGADPNVSDSYTINGQPGDLYPCSKSDTFKLSVDYGKTYLLRLINAALQDIVFFSITNHQVTVVGTDASYTKPLKVDYIAISPGQTIDVLLEANQPLDHYYMAAKVYSSANGVQYDNTTTTAIVQYNGNYTPSSTLSLPYLPYFNDTTASVNFTGRLRSLADNNHPIHVPMSISTPLFFTVSVNIFTCANTSCGVNQSRLAASVNNISFQTPTRMDILRAYYNQINGVYGDHFPDKPPLFFNFTADTIPLIYETPSKGTEVKVLEYNSTVEIVFQGTNVAAGTDHPMHIHGTSFYVVGWGFGNFDKDKDPLRYNLFDPPLQNTIAVPKNGWSVIRFKATNPGVWFVHCHLERHLSWGMEMAFIIKNGRGKKAHMLPPPPYMPPC; encoded by the exons GTTTCTATTATTTGGTGGTTTCCTATGTTGCCAAGCTATAGTTCATCATACTTTTGTG GTAAAAGATGTTCCATACACAAGACTCTGCAGCACCAAGAACATAATGACCGTCAATGGACAGTTTCCTGGCCCGACACTATACGTCACTAAAGGAGAAACCATCATCGTGGATGTTATTAACAAGAGCCCTCATAACATCACCATTCACTG GCATGGAGTGAATCAGCCAAAATATCCATGGTCAGATGGTCCTGAATATATCACACAGTGTCCAATTCAACCAGGAGGAAAATTCAGTCAGAGGGTCATATTCTCTGATGAAGAAGGAACATTATGGTGGCATGCTCACAATGACTGGACACGAGCAACTGTTTATGGTGCGATTGTCATATATCCCAAGAAAGGAACCGAATATCCTTTCCCTGCGCCTCATGCAGACGTGCCGATTATTCTAG GAGAGTGGTGGAAGATGGACATATTTGAAATCTTTGATCAATTCCGTGCCTCGGGAGCAGACCCCAATGTCTCTGATTCTTACACGATCAATGGTCAACCCGGTGATCTTTATCCTTGCTCAAAATCGG ATACATTCAAGCTATCGGTGGACTATGGCAAGACTTACCTTCTTCGCCTAATTAATGCTGCCCTTCAAGACATTGTCTTTTTCTCCATCACCAATCATCAAGTCACAGTGGTCGGCACAGATGCCAGCTACACTAAACCACTGAAAGTTGATTATATAGCAATATCACCTGGCCAAACCATTGATGTTTTATTAGAAGCAAACCAACCACTGGACCACTATTACATGGCTGCAAAAGTTTACTCTAGTGCCAATGGTGTGCAATATGACAACACAACAACCACAGCCATTGTCCAGTACAATGGCAACTACACTCCATCCTCCACTCTCTCATTGCCATACCTTCCTTATTTTAATGACACAACTGCATCGGTTAATTTCACTGGCCGTCTTAGAAGCTTAGCTGATAATAACCATCCAATTCATGTCCCCATGAGCATAAGCACTCCATTATTTTTCACTGTTTCTGTTAATATATTTACGTGTGCAAACACTTCTTGTGGGGTGAATCAGTCTAGACTAGCTGCTAGTGTGAACAACATAAGCTTTCAGACACCTACACGTATGGATATACTAAGAGCTTATTATAATCAAATCAATGGTGTTTATGGTGATCACTTTCCTGATAAACCACCACTGTTCTTCAATTTCACTGCGGATACTATCCCATTGATTTATGAGACACCATCAAAAGGTACAGAAGTGAAAGTGCTCGAGTATAACTCGACGGTGGAGATTGTTTTTCAGGGGACAAATGTGGCTGCTGGCACTGATCATCCCATGCACATACATGGAACAAGCTTCTATGTTGTTGGTTGGGGATTTGGCAACTTCGACAAGGATAAAGACCCTTTGAGATACAATCTTTTTGACCCTCCTCTTCAAAATACCATTGCCGTTCCCAAAAATGGCTGGTCTGTCATAAGATTCAAGGCTACCAATCCTG GAGTATGGTTCGTACACTGCCATCTGGAGCGTCATCTGTCATGGGGTATGGAGATGGCATTCATAATCAAGAACGGTCGAGGCAAGAAAGCCCATATGCTACCACCACCTCCCTATATGCCACCATGTTAA
- the LOC7492506 gene encoding laccase-15 isoform X2 encodes MMAINRVLAFQILRFLLFGGFLCCQAIVHHTFVVKDVPYTRLCSTKNIMTVNGQFPGPTLYVTKGETIIVDVINKSPHNITIHWHGVNQPKYPWSDGPEYITQCPIQPGGKFSQRVIFSDEEGTLWWHAHNDWTRATVYGAIVIYPKKGTEYPFPAPHADVPIILGEWWKMDIFEIFDQFRASGADPNVSDSYTINGQPGDLYPCSKSDTFKLSVDYGKTYLLRLINAALQDIVFFSITNHQVTVVGTDASYTKPLKVDYIAISPGQTIDVLLEANQPLDHYYMAAKVYSSANGVQYDNTTTTAIVQYNGNYTPSSTLSLPYLPYFNDTTASVNFTGRLRSLADNNHPIHVPMSISTPLFFTVSVNIFTCANTSCGVNQSRLAASVNNISFQTPTRMDILRAYYNQINGVYGDHFPDKPPLFFNFTADTIPLIYETPSKGTEVKVLEYNSTVEIVFQGTNVAAGTDHPMHIHGTSFYVVGWGFGNFDKDKDPLRYNLFDPPLQNTIAVPKNGWSVIRFKATNPGVWFVHCHLERHLSWGMEMAFIIKNGRGKKAHMLPPPPYMPPC; translated from the exons GTAAAAGATGTTCCATACACAAGACTCTGCAGCACCAAGAACATAATGACCGTCAATGGACAGTTTCCTGGCCCGACACTATACGTCACTAAAGGAGAAACCATCATCGTGGATGTTATTAACAAGAGCCCTCATAACATCACCATTCACTG GCATGGAGTGAATCAGCCAAAATATCCATGGTCAGATGGTCCTGAATATATCACACAGTGTCCAATTCAACCAGGAGGAAAATTCAGTCAGAGGGTCATATTCTCTGATGAAGAAGGAACATTATGGTGGCATGCTCACAATGACTGGACACGAGCAACTGTTTATGGTGCGATTGTCATATATCCCAAGAAAGGAACCGAATATCCTTTCCCTGCGCCTCATGCAGACGTGCCGATTATTCTAG GAGAGTGGTGGAAGATGGACATATTTGAAATCTTTGATCAATTCCGTGCCTCGGGAGCAGACCCCAATGTCTCTGATTCTTACACGATCAATGGTCAACCCGGTGATCTTTATCCTTGCTCAAAATCGG ATACATTCAAGCTATCGGTGGACTATGGCAAGACTTACCTTCTTCGCCTAATTAATGCTGCCCTTCAAGACATTGTCTTTTTCTCCATCACCAATCATCAAGTCACAGTGGTCGGCACAGATGCCAGCTACACTAAACCACTGAAAGTTGATTATATAGCAATATCACCTGGCCAAACCATTGATGTTTTATTAGAAGCAAACCAACCACTGGACCACTATTACATGGCTGCAAAAGTTTACTCTAGTGCCAATGGTGTGCAATATGACAACACAACAACCACAGCCATTGTCCAGTACAATGGCAACTACACTCCATCCTCCACTCTCTCATTGCCATACCTTCCTTATTTTAATGACACAACTGCATCGGTTAATTTCACTGGCCGTCTTAGAAGCTTAGCTGATAATAACCATCCAATTCATGTCCCCATGAGCATAAGCACTCCATTATTTTTCACTGTTTCTGTTAATATATTTACGTGTGCAAACACTTCTTGTGGGGTGAATCAGTCTAGACTAGCTGCTAGTGTGAACAACATAAGCTTTCAGACACCTACACGTATGGATATACTAAGAGCTTATTATAATCAAATCAATGGTGTTTATGGTGATCACTTTCCTGATAAACCACCACTGTTCTTCAATTTCACTGCGGATACTATCCCATTGATTTATGAGACACCATCAAAAGGTACAGAAGTGAAAGTGCTCGAGTATAACTCGACGGTGGAGATTGTTTTTCAGGGGACAAATGTGGCTGCTGGCACTGATCATCCCATGCACATACATGGAACAAGCTTCTATGTTGTTGGTTGGGGATTTGGCAACTTCGACAAGGATAAAGACCCTTTGAGATACAATCTTTTTGACCCTCCTCTTCAAAATACCATTGCCGTTCCCAAAAATGGCTGGTCTGTCATAAGATTCAAGGCTACCAATCCTG GAGTATGGTTCGTACACTGCCATCTGGAGCGTCATCTGTCATGGGGTATGGAGATGGCATTCATAATCAAGAACGGTCGAGGCAAGAAAGCCCATATGCTACCACCACCTCCCTATATGCCACCATGTTAA